A part of Micromonospora chersina genomic DNA contains:
- a CDS encoding ABC transporter permease has product MTGTRAGAPAPEGPAEPAAAPRRLVVRPAAVGLPALGLVIAVAAWWLVTSGLHLVHPAALPPPQAVWRSLVGTTDVLLPALGITTWMTVLGFLLSSLAGVLIGMALAASSRVERMFAPLLVAVNAVPKIAFGPLLVVAVGWGQKPILTMVFLLCFFPIVLSTATGLTTTPADLAELGRSLNASWWQAFRKVRFPAALPQIFVGLKVAMPLAAIGAVIGEFYSDRPGLGYQILQYNGVGDTATAWAAIVLVAVMSILLYSALSLVERLALPWVRATTSAR; this is encoded by the coding sequence TTGACCGGGACCCGCGCCGGGGCTCCGGCGCCGGAGGGGCCGGCGGAGCCCGCCGCCGCGCCGCGCCGGCTGGTCGTACGCCCCGCGGCCGTGGGGCTGCCGGCGCTCGGGCTGGTCATCGCGGTGGCCGCCTGGTGGCTGGTCACCTCGGGGCTGCACCTGGTCCACCCGGCCGCGCTGCCGCCGCCGCAGGCGGTGTGGCGCTCGCTGGTCGGCACCACCGACGTGCTGCTCCCGGCGCTGGGCATCACCACGTGGATGACAGTGCTCGGCTTCCTGCTCTCGTCGCTCGCCGGGGTGCTGATCGGGATGGCGCTGGCCGCGTCCAGCCGGGTGGAGCGGATGTTCGCCCCGCTGCTGGTGGCCGTCAACGCGGTGCCGAAGATCGCCTTCGGTCCGCTGCTGGTGGTCGCGGTGGGCTGGGGGCAGAAGCCCATCCTGACCATGGTGTTCCTGCTCTGCTTCTTCCCGATCGTGCTGTCCACGGCGACCGGGCTGACCACCACGCCCGCCGACCTGGCCGAGCTGGGCCGCTCGCTGAACGCGTCCTGGTGGCAGGCGTTCCGGAAGGTGCGCTTCCCGGCCGCGCTGCCGCAGATCTTCGTGGGGCTGAAGGTGGCCATGCCGCTGGCCGCTATCGGCGCGGTGATCGGGGAGTTCTATTCGGACCGGCCCGGGCTGGGCTACCAGATCCTCCAGTACAACGGCGTCGGTGACACCGCGACGGCGTGGGCGGCGATCGTGCTGGTGGCGGTGATGAGCATCCTGCTCTACTCGGCCCTCAGCCTGGTCGAGCGCCTCGCCCTGCCCTGGGTCCGCGCCACCACCTCCGCCCGCTGA
- a CDS encoding ABC transporter substrate-binding protein: MRRLTRTVAAAALATALALVGGCSSDSDKSEDGKSGNGAALEKVTYLTSFGNFGRDSYAWVAKEKGFFKEAGFDVDIKPGQGTGSVIQTITGGQADFGPIDLTGGILQLGNGQAKDFVAVAAIQQRTMAAIVSVEGKNIATPKDLEGKKLADTPTSVVRNLFPTYARLAGIDGSKVTWVNGEAQGLIGMLGSGAVDGIGQFVVGQPTVEAVAKKKPVVLPYSNVMQDLYGNVLITSSKIAKEKPEMVKRFTAALLKGLEYALAHPDEAGELLKKNVPAANPAASAAELQLMAAYVRSSNSGTAIGTLDSGRVAKSIALLQGAGALKQNLTPDQIIDFSLAPKA; this comes from the coding sequence ATGAGAAGGCTGACCCGTACGGTCGCCGCCGCGGCGCTGGCCACCGCCCTCGCCCTCGTCGGCGGCTGCAGCAGCGACTCGGACAAGTCGGAGGACGGCAAGAGCGGCAACGGTGCGGCGCTGGAGAAGGTGACCTACCTCACCTCGTTCGGCAACTTCGGCCGTGACTCCTACGCCTGGGTGGCGAAGGAGAAGGGCTTCTTCAAGGAGGCCGGCTTCGACGTCGACATCAAGCCCGGGCAGGGCACCGGCTCGGTCATCCAGACCATCACCGGTGGCCAGGCCGACTTCGGCCCGATCGACCTGACCGGCGGCATCCTTCAGCTCGGCAACGGCCAGGCCAAGGACTTCGTCGCGGTGGCGGCGATCCAGCAGCGCACCATGGCCGCCATCGTGTCGGTCGAGGGCAAGAACATCGCCACCCCGAAGGACCTCGAGGGCAAGAAGCTCGCCGACACCCCCACCTCCGTCGTGCGCAACCTCTTCCCGACGTACGCCCGGCTGGCCGGCATCGACGGCAGCAAGGTGACCTGGGTCAACGGTGAGGCGCAGGGCCTCATCGGCATGCTCGGCTCCGGCGCGGTCGATGGCATCGGCCAGTTCGTGGTCGGCCAGCCGACCGTCGAGGCGGTGGCCAAGAAGAAGCCTGTCGTGCTGCCCTACAGCAACGTGATGCAGGACCTCTACGGCAACGTGCTGATCACCTCCAGCAAGATCGCCAAGGAGAAGCCGGAGATGGTCAAGCGCTTCACCGCGGCCCTGCTCAAGGGCCTGGAGTACGCGCTGGCCCACCCGGACGAGGCGGGCGAGCTCCTGAAGAAGAACGTGCCGGCCGCCAACCCGGCCGCGTCCGCCGCGGAGCTCCAGCTCATGGCCGCGTACGTCCGCTCCAGCAACTCGGGCACCGCCATCGGCACGCTGGACAGCGGCCGGGTCGCCAAGAGCATCGCGCTGCTCCAGGGCGCGGGCGCGCTCAAGCAGAACCTCACCCCCGACCAGATCATCGACTTCAGCCTCGCGCCGAAGGCCTGA
- a CDS encoding LLM class F420-dependent oxidoreductase: MRVSVFTEPHRGASYDDQLRFARLVEETGFEGFFRADHYRSMGDDPGLPGPTDAWLTLAALARETSRIRLGTLVTSATFRLPGPLAVMVAQVDQMSGGRVELGIGAGWYEREHTAYGIPFPAVTERFDRLAEQLEIVTGLWRTPPGETYSFTGDHYRLADAPALPKPVQQPGPPVIVGGRGPKRTPELAARYADEFNMPFKTVAETAAAYERVREACDRTGRTGSGRAPLVLSAGIVVAIGRTDAEAQRRAAPLHVKSALPPEDPVVGSPTQLVDRLGEFAAVGATRVHLRLIDFDDLDHVELIAAEVLPQLDGPR; encoded by the coding sequence ATGCGGGTGTCCGTCTTCACCGAGCCGCACCGCGGCGCCAGCTACGACGACCAGCTCCGGTTCGCCCGGCTGGTGGAGGAGACCGGCTTCGAGGGCTTCTTCCGCGCCGACCACTACCGGTCGATGGGGGACGACCCCGGGCTGCCCGGCCCCACCGACGCCTGGCTGACGCTCGCCGCGCTGGCCCGGGAGACCTCCCGGATCCGGCTCGGCACGCTTGTCACCTCGGCCACCTTCCGGCTGCCCGGGCCGCTGGCCGTGATGGTCGCCCAGGTCGACCAGATGAGCGGCGGCCGGGTCGAGCTGGGCATCGGCGCCGGCTGGTACGAACGCGAGCACACCGCCTACGGCATCCCGTTCCCGGCGGTCACCGAGCGGTTCGACCGGCTCGCCGAGCAACTGGAGATCGTCACCGGGCTGTGGCGCACCCCGCCCGGCGAGACGTACAGCTTCACCGGCGACCACTACCGGCTTGCCGACGCGCCCGCGCTGCCCAAGCCGGTGCAGCAGCCCGGGCCACCGGTGATCGTCGGCGGCCGGGGCCCGAAGCGCACTCCCGAACTGGCCGCCCGGTACGCCGACGAGTTCAACATGCCGTTCAAGACCGTCGCCGAGACGGCCGCCGCCTACGAGCGGGTCCGCGAGGCGTGCGACCGCACCGGGCGAACCGGATCGGGGCGGGCGCCGCTCGTGCTCTCCGCCGGCATCGTTGTGGCGATCGGGCGCACCGACGCGGAGGCCCAGCGCCGGGCCGCGCCGCTGCACGTCAAGAGCGCGCTCCCGCCGGAGGACCCGGTGGTCGGCTCCCCCACCCAACTCGTCGACCGGCTCGGCGAGTTCGCCGCCGTCGGGGCCACCCGGGTGCACCTGCGCCTCATCGACTTCGACGACCTCGACCACGTGGAGCTCATCGCCGCCGAGGTGCTCCCCCAACTGGACGGACCACGATGA
- a CDS encoding ABC transporter ATP-binding protein, translating into MIRLSGVSRTFDGRSGRVEALRGIDLDVAEGEFVAVLGRSGCGKSTLLRMIAGLLPVTDGEITVAGTPITKPRRDIAMLFQRPALLPWRTVLDNVLLPVEIFGLSRAKHRDRARGLLEMAGLGGFEKRLPHELSGGMQQRVSLCRSLIGEPRVMLMDEPFSALDALTREELSGELQRVHMETKATIVFVTHSIDEAVLLADRVVVLSPRPGRIREVVQVAVPRPRTLGRHAHLAEVARISAELHELLMEREATAGVVAGGR; encoded by the coding sequence ATGATCCGACTGTCCGGGGTGTCCCGCACCTTCGACGGCCGCTCGGGCCGGGTCGAGGCGCTGCGCGGCATCGACCTCGACGTCGCGGAGGGCGAGTTCGTCGCCGTCCTCGGCCGCTCCGGGTGCGGCAAGTCCACCCTGCTCCGCATGATCGCCGGCCTGCTACCGGTCACCGACGGCGAGATCACCGTTGCCGGCACGCCGATCACGAAACCCCGCCGGGACATCGCCATGCTGTTCCAGCGGCCCGCGCTGCTGCCCTGGCGCACGGTGCTGGACAACGTCCTGCTGCCCGTCGAGATCTTCGGCCTGAGCCGGGCGAAGCACCGCGACCGGGCCCGCGGGCTGCTGGAGATGGCCGGGCTGGGCGGCTTCGAGAAGCGCCTCCCGCACGAACTGTCCGGTGGCATGCAGCAGCGGGTCTCGCTCTGCCGGTCGCTGATCGGCGAGCCCCGGGTGATGCTCATGGACGAGCCCTTCTCCGCGCTCGACGCGCTCACCCGGGAGGAACTCTCCGGCGAACTCCAGCGGGTGCACATGGAGACGAAGGCGACGATCGTCTTCGTCACCCACTCGATCGACGAGGCGGTGCTGCTGGCCGACCGGGTCGTCGTGCTCAGCCCGCGCCCCGGCCGGATCCGTGAGGTCGTCCAGGTGGCCGTGCCCCGACCCCGCACCCTGGGCCGCCACGCCCACCTGGCCGAGGTCGCCCGGATCAGCGCCGAACTGCACGAACTGCTGATGGAACGCGAGGCCACCGCCGGCGTCGTCGCGGGAGGGCGCTGA
- a CDS encoding ABC transporter substrate-binding protein produces MSPIRSASIAVLASAVLATTLTGCEIGGEPQDTSPIVIAADLELSGASAPIGKVYQRALELKVEQLNSSGALDGRKIELKVKDNRSDAAESLRNINDFSSDSRVTAIIMGGCNECAVGAVRTIGEKRIPTLALASSGEVTEPVAERRFVFKLAPNAADSAAALTTELTRRNIRKVAVLHSADKYGQEGLAALNSEFTKAGIKLVRAESVRTTDTEVSTQIDGLVDKKPEALIVWTPPEQASLAATTARQRRYAGALFFDASAAGDLFLGASARSTERATLIFTQTMVIDDVIATTPAKAARRQWFQEYTARFGGYNGYSSFAADAVQLIADAELRAGGEPGKVDRSALRDVLETAQLDGLSGPIRMTPDNHSGLMPQALTTLVARGGRWRLAG; encoded by the coding sequence TTGAGCCCCATCCGCTCCGCGAGCATCGCGGTGCTCGCATCGGCCGTGCTGGCCACCACCCTCACCGGCTGCGAGATCGGCGGGGAGCCGCAGGACACCAGCCCGATCGTGATCGCCGCGGACCTCGAACTGTCCGGCGCCTCCGCGCCGATCGGCAAGGTCTACCAACGGGCGCTGGAACTGAAGGTCGAGCAGTTGAACTCCTCCGGCGCCCTGGATGGCCGGAAGATCGAACTCAAGGTGAAGGACAACCGCTCCGACGCCGCCGAATCGTTGCGGAACATCAACGATTTCAGCAGCGACTCACGGGTAACCGCCATCATCATGGGCGGCTGCAACGAATGTGCGGTCGGTGCCGTCCGCACGATCGGTGAGAAGCGTATTCCCACCCTCGCGCTCGCCTCCTCCGGCGAGGTCACGGAACCGGTGGCCGAGCGCCGCTTTGTCTTCAAGCTGGCGCCGAATGCGGCCGACAGCGCCGCCGCCCTCACCACCGAACTGACCCGCCGCAACATCCGCAAGGTGGCCGTGCTGCACAGCGCCGACAAGTACGGCCAGGAGGGGCTGGCGGCACTGAACAGCGAGTTCACCAAGGCCGGCATCAAGCTGGTCCGCGCCGAGTCGGTGCGGACCACCGACACGGAGGTCAGCACCCAGATCGACGGCCTGGTCGACAAGAAGCCCGAGGCACTGATCGTCTGGACCCCGCCGGAGCAGGCGTCGCTGGCGGCCACCACCGCCCGGCAGCGCCGCTACGCCGGCGCGCTGTTCTTCGACGCCTCGGCGGCCGGCGACCTCTTCCTGGGCGCCTCGGCGCGATCGACCGAGCGGGCCACACTGATCTTCACCCAGACCATGGTGATCGACGACGTCATCGCCACCACCCCGGCCAAGGCCGCCCGGCGGCAGTGGTTCCAGGAGTACACCGCCCGGTTCGGCGGCTACAACGGCTACTCCTCGTTCGCCGCGGACGCCGTCCAGCTCATCGCCGACGCCGAACTGCGGGCCGGCGGCGAGCCGGGCAAGGTGGACCGGAGCGCCCTGCGCGACGTCCTGGAGACCGCTCAGCTCGACGGCCTCTCCGGGCCGATCCGGATGACCCCGGACAACCACTCCGGCCTCATGCCGCAGGCGCTCACCACGCTCGTCGCCCGCGGCGGCCGCTGGCGGCTGGCCGGCTGA
- a CDS encoding cupin gives MTDLSADLGLGPVGQEIVFENDRVRVWHIRLEPGERQPLHRHDHPYLVVAIEGAKNVVQTIDGTTIDADEPTGGVVYRDPGAVHMLTNIGDTTYLARLVELK, from the coding sequence ATGACCGACCTCTCCGCCGACCTCGGACTCGGCCCGGTGGGCCAGGAGATCGTCTTCGAGAACGACCGGGTACGCGTCTGGCACATCCGGCTGGAGCCCGGCGAGCGGCAGCCGCTGCACCGGCACGACCACCCGTACCTCGTGGTGGCGATCGAGGGCGCGAAGAACGTGGTGCAGACGATCGACGGCACGACGATCGACGCGGACGAGCCGACCGGCGGGGTGGTCTACCGCGACCCCGGAGCCGTGCACATGCTGACCAACATCGGTGACACCACGTACCTGGCCCGGCTGGTCGAGCTGAAGTAG